The genomic region GAACTGCGGCCGGTACCCGGTCGACACCGGGGTGGTACGGCCGCCCTCCCCCGCCGACAGCACGTACACCTGCGCGGTGAAGCGGCGGCGCGGGGTGACGCTGTCGGGCGCCGCCACCACGTGGCCGCGGCGCACCGCGTCCCGGGGCACACCGCGCAGCAGCAGCGCCACGTTGTCGCCCGCCTCGGCCTCCGTCATCGGCTTGCCGAACGTCTCCAGGCCGGTGACGACGGTGCCGCCCCCGTCCAGGTCGGCGCCCAGCACCTGTACCCGGTCGCCGACGCGTACCGTGCCGCGCTCGACGGCGCCGGTCACGACGGTGCCGCGACCGGTGATGGTCAGGACGTTCTCCACCGGGAGCAGGAACGGCGCGTCGGTGTACCGGACCGGCATCGGCACATAGGTGTCCACCGCGTCGAGGAGCGCCTCGATCGACGCCATCCAGCGCGGGTCGCCGTCCAGCGCCTTGAGCCCCGACACCCGGACGACGGGGGCCGCGTCCCCGCCGTACCCGTGCGCGGAGAGCAGTTCCCGGACCTCCAGTTCGACCAGGTCGGTCAGCTCCTCGTCGCCCGCGTCCGCCTTGTTCAGCGCGACGACGATGTGGTCGACGCCGACCTGACGGGCGAGCAGGACGTGCTCGGCGGTCTGCGGCATGATCCCGTCGAGCGCGGAGACGACGAGGATCGCGCCGTCCAGCTGCGCCGCGCCGGTGACCATGTTCTTGACGTAGTCCGCGTGGCCCGGCATGTCCACGTGGGCGTAGTGACGGGTGTCCGTCTCGTACTCCACGTGCGCGATGTTGATGGTGATGCCGCGCTGCGCCTCCTCCGGGGCCCGGTCGATGCGGTCGAAGGAGACGAAGGAGGTACTGCTGCCCGCGCGGTCGCTGAGGACCTTGGTGATGGCGGCGGTCAGGGTCGTCTTTCCGTGGTCGACGTGGCCCATGGTGCCGATGTTGAGGTGGGGCTTGGTGCGCACGTATGCCGTCTTGGGCATGGCTTTCTTCCTCAGGATGTCGAAGCGTGGCGGGACCCCCCTGGTCTGGCCGACCCTCCCCCTGCGGGGTCCGCCGGACGATCCGGGAAGGGTCAGCTTCGGGCGCCGCCGAAGGGCGCCTCGGCAGCGGCGGGCACGGCCGCTGCGGTTGCGGCTGCTGCGGTTGCTGCGGTTGCGGCTGCTGCCGTGAGATCGGGGAAACCGGCAGCCTTCGGCGGGTCCGCGACTGCGGACGGCGCGAGGAGGAAGGCGTACCGGAACATGCGGTTGATCCTGCCCGCAGCACCCGGGGCGCGTCGACTGGTTTTCCCCGTACGGAAGTTCACGGGTTCCGGAACCCGTGGAAGCCCCGAGGTCCGCGCGGGAAAACGCGGGCAGGCGCACGCACACGAGCCGACGGTCCGGTGCCGTGCGGCGCACCTCACGGCGATCACATGCGCGGGTCGGTTAGTCTCCCGGGATGCTGGAGCCCGCTGCCCGAACCGACGCCGGCCTGACCGCGCGCTGTGTCAGAGCACTCGTCTCGCCCTGGTCCCGGCTCTCCCTGCTCGTGGTGGTTCTGCTGGCCGCCGCGACCCTGATGCTGCTGTTCCAGCCGCAGCGGCTGCTCGCCGACGGCTGGCCTCCGCAGCTCAGCGGTGTCACGGCGGTCGTCCTGTTCTCGGTGGCGTACGGCGCCTGCACCGCAGCCTTCGTGCCGCGTCCGCTGCTCAATCTCGCGGCGGGTGCGCTGTTCAGCAGTCAGGTCGGGCTGGCCGCCGCGGTCGCCGGGACGGTGCTCGGGGCGGGCGTCTCGTTCGGTCTCGGCCGGGTGCTGGGGCAGGGCGCGCTCCGTCCGCTGCTGCGCGGGCGCTGGCTGACGGCGGCGGACGGCCAGTTGAGCCGGCACGGATTCCGCTCGATGCTCGCGCTCCGGCTCTTCCCCGGGGTGCCGTTCGCGGCTGCCAACTACTGTGCGGCGGTGTCCCGGATGGGGTGGCTGCCGTTCCTGGTGGCCACCGCGCTGGGGTCGGTCCCGAACACGGCCGCCTACGTGGTGGCGGGCAGCGAGGCGGCGTCCCCCACCTCACCCGCCTTCCTCGCGTCGACAGGCTTCATCGTGGTGTCGGGGGTGGGCGCCGCATGGCTCGCCTGGCGTAAACGCCACCGGCTGCGCGGTCGTTGAGAGCGCCGCGGTCCGCAGGAGATACGGCGGGCCGGGGCATCACCGGGAAGTGAGCCGGAACCGCCCCAGGGGCATTGGCCGACCGTACGCACTCGCGTCACCGGTCGTACACCTTTGGACGTTACGTTCCCCCTGCGCACCAGCCCCTTGATCCCTTGGACGGCCCACACCCATGTCTTGGTTCGAATCGTTCGTCCTCGGATTCGTGCAGGGGCTGACCGAGTTCCTCCCCGTGTCGTCCAGCGCCCACCTGCGGCTGACCTCGGCCTTCGCCGGCTGGCCCGATGCCGGGGCGGCCTTCACGGCCATCACCCAGATCGGCACCGAGGCAGCGGTGATCATCTATTTCCGCCGGGACATCGCCCGGATCGTCTCCGCCTGGTTCCGTTCGCTCACCGACCGCTCGCTGCGCGGCGACCAGGACGCGCGGGCGGGCTGGCTCGTGATCGTCGGGACGATACCCATCGGGGTACTGGGCATCCTGCTGAAGGACCAGATCGACACCTCGTTCCGTGATCTGCGCGTCATCGCCTGCACCCTGATCGCGATGGGTGTCGTGCTCGGTGCGGCCGACCGGCTGGCCGCCCGCGACGAGAGCGGCGGCAGACACCGTGCGGGGAAGCAGCGCAAGTCGCTCCAGGAGATGAGCGTCAAGGACGGTCTCGTCTACGGCCTCTGCCAGGCGATGGCCCTGGTCCCCGGCGTCTCCCGGTCGGGCGCGACGATCAGCGGCGGGCTGCTGATGGGCTACACCCGGGAGGCCGCGGCCCGTTACTCGTTCCTGCTGGCGATCCCGGCCGTCCTGGCCTCGGGGGCCTTCGAGTTGAAGGATGCGGGCAGCAACGGTCAGGTGGCCTGGGGGCCCACTCTGCTGGCGACGGTCGTCGCCTTCGCCGTCGGTTACGCGGTCATCGCGTGGTTCATGAAGTTCATCTCGTCCAAGAGCTTCATGCCGTTCGTGGTCTACCGGGTCCTGCTCGGCGTCGCTCTGTTCGTCCTCGTCGGCACCGGAGCGCTCAGCCCGGACGCGGGCCCGGCGGGCGGTTGAGCGCCGGGCGGACGACTACGGGGTGCCGCCCGTCCCGCGCCCTGCCCCCGGGTCCGGATCCGCATCGCTCCCGGTGTCCGTAGCCGCTGTCCCCGGGTCGATCTCCGGCACGGGATCAACGGATTCCACCGCCTCGTTGGTATCGGCGGCAGCCACCTCGGGTTCAGGGGCCGTCGTCGCGGGAGCCGGTCCCTGCGGCATCTGCGGGAACCGCTGGGCCCGTTCGAGGAAGCGCAGCAGCTCCACCGGGAACGGCAGGACCAGCGTCGAGTTCTTCTCGGACGCCACCTCCACCACCGTCTGCAGCAGACGCAGCTGGAGGGCCGCGGGGTGCTCGGACATCGCCTCGGCCGCCTGGGCCAGTTTCTTCGATGCCTGGAGCTCGGCGTCCGCGTTGATCACCCGGGCCCGCCGCTCACGGTCCGCCTCGGCCTGCCGCGCCATCGACCGCTTCATCGTCTCCGGCAGCGACACGTCCTTGATCTCGACCCGGTCGATCTGCACACCCCAGCCGATCGCCGGACTGTCGATCATCAGCTCAAGTCCCTGATTGAGCTTCTCCCGGTTGGACAGCAGGTCGTCCAGATCGCTCTTACCGATGATCGAACGCAGCGAGGTCTGTGCCATCTGGGAGACCGCGAACCGGTAGTCCTCGACCGCGATGAGCGCGCTGGCCGCGTTGACCACCTTGAAGTAGACGACGGCGTCGACCCGGACGGTCACGTTGTCCCGGGTGATGCCCTCCTGCGCAGGCACAGGCATCGTCACGATCTGGAGGTTCACTTTGCGCAGCCGGTCCACACCCGGAATGACCGTGGTGAATCCCGGCAGTCGCTCGGCTTCACGGAGCCGGCCGAACCGGAAGACCACACCCCGCTCGTACTGCTTGATGACCCTGGCCGCCGACAGCCCGTAGACCACGGCCACACAGAGGATCACGACTATCACTGTCAAGAGGACTGTCACCATTACGACCCCCTATTGCCCGAGTCGTCCATGCAACCCACCATATGCCCCAAAATGCGGCGCCGCCGATCCGCCCGGGAACGGGGCCGTTCGCAGCGACGGTCACGAGGCGTATGCCCGGCGGACGCGCCCGCGAGCCGGATGGCCTGTCACCCTCCGTGCGCCGTGGATGCGTACGGTGATGACGAGGGCGGGTCGGCCGTCGCACCAGGGGTACCGGACCGTGCGGAAGTGGCCCGCCCGCCGCGCAAGGAACGTGAGGCGATCCCCGCCGAACGGCTGGGGCAGGATGCCGGCCGGTGCGGATCTCCGTACCGGCCCGGCATCACGACGTCAGGGCTGCGGCGTCTCCCGGAACGCGCCGAGGATCCGCTCCGCCGCGAGCGTCGGGGTCAACGTCCCGTCGCGCAGATCCTGTTCGACCAGCGGCGCGGTCCTGCGTACCTCCGGATGGTCGCGCAACTGCTTGAGCAGCCCCTCGCGCACCATCGTCCACGCCCAGTCGACCTGCTGCTCGCGCCGTTTGGCGGCCAGCCTGCCGGACGAGTCGAGGACCGCACGGTGCTGCTCCAGCCGCTCCCAGACCGTGTCGAGGCCGAGGGATTCCCGGGCGCTGCAACTGAGGACAGGTGGGGTCCAGGCGGGGTCGGCCGTGTTCATCAGCCGCAGCGCGCCCGCGAGTTCACGGGCCGCGGCGCGTGCGTCGCGTTCGTGCGGGCCGTCCGCCTTGTTCACCGCGATGAGATCGGCGAGCTCCAGGACGCCCTTCTTGATGCCCTGCAGCTGATCACCCGTGCGGG from Streptomyces sp. NBC_01267 harbors:
- the tuf gene encoding elongation factor Tu → MPKTAYVRTKPHLNIGTMGHVDHGKTTLTAAITKVLSDRAGSSTSFVSFDRIDRAPEEAQRGITINIAHVEYETDTRHYAHVDMPGHADYVKNMVTGAAQLDGAILVVSALDGIMPQTAEHVLLARQVGVDHIVVALNKADAGDEELTDLVELEVRELLSAHGYGGDAAPVVRVSGLKALDGDPRWMASIEALLDAVDTYVPMPVRYTDAPFLLPVENVLTITGRGTVVTGAVERGTVRVGDRVQVLGADLDGGGTVVTGLETFGKPMTEAEAGDNVALLLRGVPRDAVRRGHVVAAPDSVTPRRRFTAQVYVLSAGEGGRTTPVSTGYRPQFYIRTADVVGDVDLGDTAVARPGDTVTMTVELGRDVPLETGLGFAIREGGRTVGAGTVTSVL
- a CDS encoding TVP38/TMEM64 family protein; the protein is MLEPAARTDAGLTARCVRALVSPWSRLSLLVVVLLAAATLMLLFQPQRLLADGWPPQLSGVTAVVLFSVAYGACTAAFVPRPLLNLAAGALFSSQVGLAAAVAGTVLGAGVSFGLGRVLGQGALRPLLRGRWLTAADGQLSRHGFRSMLALRLFPGVPFAAANYCAAVSRMGWLPFLVATALGSVPNTAAYVVAGSEAASPTSPAFLASTGFIVVSGVGAAWLAWRKRHRLRGR
- a CDS encoding undecaprenyl-diphosphate phosphatase, whose translation is MSWFESFVLGFVQGLTEFLPVSSSAHLRLTSAFAGWPDAGAAFTAITQIGTEAAVIIYFRRDIARIVSAWFRSLTDRSLRGDQDARAGWLVIVGTIPIGVLGILLKDQIDTSFRDLRVIACTLIAMGVVLGAADRLAARDESGGRHRAGKQRKSLQEMSVKDGLVYGLCQAMALVPGVSRSGATISGGLLMGYTREAAARYSFLLAIPAVLASGAFELKDAGSNGQVAWGPTLLATVVAFAVGYAVIAWFMKFISSKSFMPFVVYRVLLGVALFVLVGTGALSPDAGPAGG
- a CDS encoding slipin family protein; translated protein: MVTVLLTVIVVILCVAVVYGLSAARVIKQYERGVVFRFGRLREAERLPGFTTVIPGVDRLRKVNLQIVTMPVPAQEGITRDNVTVRVDAVVYFKVVNAASALIAVEDYRFAVSQMAQTSLRSIIGKSDLDDLLSNREKLNQGLELMIDSPAIGWGVQIDRVEIKDVSLPETMKRSMARQAEADRERRARVINADAELQASKKLAQAAEAMSEHPAALQLRLLQTVVEVASEKNSTLVLPFPVELLRFLERAQRFPQMPQGPAPATTAPEPEVAAADTNEAVESVDPVPEIDPGTAATDTGSDADPDPGAGRGTGGTP